The DNA segment TTAACCAAAACTACTAAATTGCATTAAATTAATAAAGGAAAATTTATGTTTAACTCAAAATTAAGAATCTTGTCTCTCGGTATGTTGCTGGCATTTGTGGTCGGTTGTGGTGAACAAACTGAGCAGCAGGTAATGGTGCAGCAAGCGATGAAGATTGAACAAGCAGATAGCTGTCATTTATGTGGCATGACAATCAGTAATTTCCCTGGGCCGAAGGGGGAAAGCTATGCATCAACCCAAGACGATATTAATAAATTTTGCTCTACACGGGATCTGTTTGGTTTTATTTTGCAACCTGAGAATAAACGCCAAGTGAAAGAAGTATTTGTGCATGATATGAGTAAAACCCCTTGGGGCCAACCGAACGACGAGCACTTCATGGATGCCAAACAGGCTTGGTTTGTCATCGGTTCTAGCAAGACTGGCGCAATGGGGAAAACATTAGCGAGTTTTAGCGTAAAATCGGATGCCGAAGTCTTTATGCAGGAATTCGGTGGTCAATTGTATCAATTTGATGACATCACGCTTGCTGATCTGTAATTAATTCCCCCTGTGAACGAGGCTTATGTTGTAATGAACAGGCTGCGTTTACGGCGGTTAAACCTGCCGTGTTTGGCATGGCATAAATGGTTATTACATCAGGTTATTCTATATTCTCTAGCGCAATTAAGCCTATTTTTATAAAATCAAATAACTGTTTATAAAAAGAGTTTTTAATGATGGAGCGAACAATTTCAGCATCAATATTTAAATAATCATGAACAAGCGCATTGCGTAGACCAATCACTTTTCGCCAATTCTTTAAGTCGTCTAATGTAATTTCACCCGTTTGTGATAACTGTTCAAATGATTGATATGCATCATTAGCTCTATGACCTGTTTTGTGTTTTGCCCAGTGTTTTGCAATGCCGATGCATGCTTCGATACTTATTTGTAAGCTGCGTTCAGCTGCGCGGTATTCAAGGTTTGATAAATCACGCTGTTGTAATAGAGTTTGTAATTCTATTAGTTCTTGTTCATAGCGGCTTGTATTGATCCGCATGGAAGCAATATACATATTGTCCATCAGTTGTCCTGTTTACAAATTATTGTGTTTGAAATCGAGTTCAGCTTTAGAACAGATTATTGCTTCGGCACACATGCGTAAACCTTTATCATTTGAATAAAGTAATTTCCCGTTAATTGCATTAAAGGCGAGTGGGATCATTACTTGGTTTACATCTAAGATACTTAATTCGAGTTTACGGTTTTGAAATGAAGAGCGCCAATCTATTGCTAATAATTCAGGTCTTAATCTTGAGTCTAATTTGTCTGCAATGCGATTGTTAAACAG comes from the Moritella yayanosii genome and includes:
- a CDS encoding nitrous oxide reductase accessory protein NosL, whose protein sequence is MFNSKLRILSLGMLLAFVVGCGEQTEQQVMVQQAMKIEQADSCHLCGMTISNFPGPKGESYASTQDDINKFCSTRDLFGFILQPENKRQVKEVFVHDMSKTPWGQPNDEHFMDAKQAWFVIGSSKTGAMGKTLASFSVKSDAEVFMQEFGGQLYQFDDITLADL
- the hepT gene encoding type VII toxin-antitoxin system HepT family RNase toxin, whose product is MDNMYIASMRINTSRYEQELIELQTLLQQRDLSNLEYRAAERSLQISIEACIGIAKHWAKHKTGHRANDAYQSFEQLSQTGEITLDDLKNWRKVIGLRNALVHDYLNIDAEIVRSIIKNSFYKQLFDFIKIGLIALENIE
- a CDS encoding nucleotidyltransferase domain-containing protein; its protein translation is MNDPIINGLISLAQKDNDIAALWLYGSRAKGNFSAESDYDLAVLFNNRIADKLDSRLRPELLAIDWRSSFQNRKLELSILDVNQVMIPLAFNAINGKLLYSNDKGLRMCAEAIICSKAELDFKHNNL